From a single Sphaeramia orbicularis chromosome 4, fSphaOr1.1, whole genome shotgun sequence genomic region:
- the tm6sf2b gene encoding transmembrane 6 superfamily member 2 — METFVFIFSFSALGILYAMNTIPEFQEPYVILEIGVAVLVIVFLFYFLITRGNPPKDLLFFVFAEFSFTCVIDLTSALEYDGIISGFMEFYQKTGEPYLGTPYAIMMCYWDGIAHFIMYLVMISRITDRKAYRTIGLFWAGSLCANMSVFISGIVAGKYGSEIRPAFWLNFLFLLMPVWGAVTLFTRPKDRPLIGGYNAQHAQSMKLIWRPLDLILVVLLFGAIAFTILRGLVALDSPLEACSLYLRHYEPYLKDPVGYPRVMMLHLFFYGLPLLGAFVYGLLKPGCTWMTDWTIFFAGAMTQCQWAHIGASLHPRTASPFRIPGDAFWMVLAANLLYAVTPLLVAMRVYSNPYFFLKIAPFPGQTGLPNSEEKDTKYKEK; from the exons ATGGAGACCtttgtctttatattttcattttctgcCCTTGGTATTCTTTATGCCATGAACACCATCCCAGAGTTTCAAGA GCCATATGTGATCCTGGAGATCGGTGTTGCTGTCTTGGTGATTGTATTTCTGTTCTATTTCCTCATCACTCGTGGCAATCCACCAAAAGACCTCTTATTCTTTG TTTTTGCAGAATTTTCCTTTACCTGTGTCATTGACCTGACAAGTGCCTTGGAGTATGATGGCATTATCTCCGGCTTCATGGAATTCTACCAGAAAACA GGGGAGCCCTATCTGGGAACACCTTATGCCATCATGATGTGTTACTGGGACGGAATAGCGCATTTCATCATGTACTTGGTAATGATCAGCAGGATAACAGACAG GAAAGCCTACCGAACCATTGGCTTGTTCTGGGCTGGCTCTTTGTGTGCCAACATGAGTGTGTTTATTTCTGGGATAGTGGCAG GTAAATATGGGTCAGAGATCAGACCGGCTTTCTGGCTAAactttctcttcctgctgatgCCTGTATGGGGAGCTGTCACACTATTCACCAGGCCCAAGGACAGACCACTTATTGGTGGATATAAC GCCCAGCACGCTCAGAGCATGAAGCTGATCTGGCGTCCCCTGGATCTGATCCTGGTGGTCCTCCTGTTCGGCGCTATTGCTTTCACCATCCTCAGGGGCTTG GTGGCTCTGGACTCTCCACTTGAAGCCTGCTCCCTCTACCTGAGGCACTATGAACCCTACCTGAAGGACCCCGTGGGCTACCCCAGAGTTATG atgctGCACTTGTTCTTCTATGGACTACCGCTGTTAGGTGCCTTTGTTTATGGTCTCCTCAAGCCTGGGTGCACATGGATGACAGACTGGACGATTTTCTTTGCTGGAGCCATGACCCAG TGCCAGTGGGCCCATATCGGAGCATCCCTCCACCCTCGTACTGCATCTCCATTCCGTATCCCAGGTGATGCTTTCTGGATGGTGCTGGCGGCTAACCTGCTCTATGCAGTCACTCCTCTGCTGGTGGCCATGCGGGTCTACAGTAACCCATATTTCTTCCTGAAGATTGCGCCCTTCCCAGGGCAGACAGGTTTACCCAACAGTGAGGAGAAAGACACCAAATACAAAGAGAAGTAA